GATTGTCTAAAAAATAATGGCTTTTCTTAAAGAATTGTCATTAGTCATTTCTTTGCTTATGCTTTCTAACGTACTATAATGATATTCTTTTCCAAATTTCAGATCGTATCCAAGTCCCTGTCAGAACCAATTCGCTCTCACAAAGACCTCGATAAAGGTTCAGCTCCACTTTATAACAAAGCTGTTAAATTCTACGACAATATCTCTAAGCAGCTTGTGAATCAAGGTCATGTACTTGATTTATTTGCTTGTGCGCTTGACCAGGTTTGTTGCCTTCTTTTCCTCTTAGAGTTTGGATCAAACAATAGCATGTTGATTGAGGCCCTTGTTCTGTTCTTTTTATTTTTGATGCAAATTTAGTTTTGTTTGCTTGGTTTTGGTTGTTTAGTTAGTAATTGAAGAAAAATTGATATGCAATAATTCACGGACTTATATTGCATAAGCATTTTTTTCTCTCACCAAACCACACTATATGAATATGATGACCAATGAACAGAAGCTTTAGACTCCTTCAATGTGCATTACTGGCATACGAACTCAATGCTTCACCCAATTTGGTGAAGTAACTGACATTTTTTTCTGATGTTGTAATTTGGTTTGAACATTCAGCCATCAAGTAATTAGTTGCTAAATTTGTTGATAAAGGTTTGTCCTTTGTATAATAGTAGTTTCTGCAACAAAAATAGTCAAATGATTTGTCATTTGAAATATGGTAATGAACAAACTACCAATAGTTAGTAAATCTCAGTTCTGTGTCAGTTCAATGTGCGTAGGATGCTTTTGAATTAAAAAATCTTGTTTATATTCTCTTTCTCAGGTTGGTGTTGCTGAGATGAAGGTTGCTGTGGAGAGAACTGGTAGGATAGTTGTGCTTGCAGAAAGTTTTGGTCATTCTGTTTTTAAAGACTCACTTCGACGCATCTTTCAGTCAAGTGACAATGATCTTGATTTATCATTCAAGTAAGTACTCTTTATTGTAATTAATAACATGTCTTAGCCCATTAATAATTTTGAGTGTTCTGATTGACGTGTATAAAATTATATTTGCAGTGGTATATTTGAGATTAACTGCTCAAAGGATGTCAAAATCCAAGGAATTATTGGACCTTGTACTTCCCTGGAGAAGGTATAATGTGTATCAGTCATGTGTTGTCAATTTTTTTTTGGAATAACACTAAACATCTGATCTTTTTATGTGCAGAAAAGTCCTCTATCCTCAGATACAGTTGTAGGTCAGGGAAACACTAACGCATGGAAGATGTGTGGTCTAGACAGGAAAACATCACTCTGTTTAGTATTTGATATTGCAAAGAAGGATGGACCAGATTCGGTTGGTGTTGGTCAATCAGCAAGCAATCAGTTCTACTTCCAATTCTTAACCTAGTAGGGAATCTGTTTGGCCACCTTCATTTTTAGGCAAAAAAGCCAATACAGTCAAAGAATGGTATGTGACTGACTTGAGGTGTTACATTGCATGCAGTTACCAGCATCATGAGGGGCAGATGAGATTACGAGCCACTACACTTTCTAGAAGATGGGTTGCTGGTTCTGGTGGTGTGCAGGCAAGTTTTAGTCTAGCTTTCTTTACTTTGGTGATCACAATCATTTTCTGCTTAATTTGTTGACAGTTATCACCTGTTTTTTTCCTCATCATGTTCAttttaaaaacaaatataatattgtTAAACTTGGATTACATGTGCTTTATTAGGAACTAATAGATGGCTTCGATCAAGAGGCAGCTGCTGCAGTCATGGCACGATTGGTCTCGTTTAAGATGGAAGCTGAGGTACTTGACGACATGTATTAAATTATTTTACCATTAGGAGGTAGGACATACATGATAGATGAACTTATTTCACTTGAGAAAATGGTATCACAGTATGATGAATATAGTGCAGTAATAAATTGTTGCCAGCTTGCTGTAGTTATTATTTCTGTTTGGAGCCTTAATATACTGATAGTATAATTGTCATGCTTTTTTCAGGCTGATTTTGACCCGATAAGATGGCTTGATCGAGCATTGATTAGTTTGTGTTCGAAATTTGGAGACTATCACAAAGAAACACCTTCATCTTTCAGTTTATCCCCTCGTCTGTCGATATTTCCCCAGTTTATGTTTAATTTGAGACGATCTCAGTTTGTTCAGGTAAAGCATTTTCCCTCATTTATTGAGCAGTTCTGATCAACAGATCATGGAATCACACTTCTTGGTGCACTGATTATTTTACTTCCCATGCAAGGTTTTTAACAACAGTCCAGATGAAACTGCATATTTCACAATGATGTTAAACAGAGAGAATGTATCAAATGCAGTTGTGATGATCCAGCCATCACTAATATCTTATTCATTCCAATCGGGTCCAGAGCCAGTTCTGTTGGATGTAACTGCAATTGCAGCTGATAGGATCCTTTTGTTGGATTCTTATTTTACTGTTGTCATATTCCATGGGATAACAATTGCACAGTGGCGAAAGGCTGGTTACCAATATCAAGAAGGCCATGAGGTAATGTATTGTCAACCAAAACCTATTATATATTAGATTAGATTTGGTCTGCTGAGCTTCATGTAGCATTTATTCTATGTATTTGTACATGTGGCTACAACTAACTGTATCCATGCTTGATTTAAATTCTTTAACAGTGTGCCTTTGCATCAAAATGTTCTGAAAGTCTTATGGtcttttatgttaagaaaaataagctTACTATTCTGTGGTTTCATAGCCTTTAGACATGAGGCTGTTAGGCTGATCTACGAACAGTGGGCTTCACTATATACAATATATATGCTAATGTGCTACATTAGCAAACCGACAACTAACCTTGTGTGATGTCCAGTCATTTGCCCAGTTGTTACAAGCTCCACAGGAGGAAGCTGATGCAATAATCAAGGAACGCTTTCCTGTGCCTCGATTGGTCGTGTGCGATCAATATGGTTCTCAGGTTATttcttttatattttatattCTGTTTGTTCTTTGTTAGATTTCAGCACACTTGCATTTTCCTTTAGGAAATTTGTCTGTGTGTATCTATTTATTGCAAACATTTGTTCTCCCTACTGGATAAGGTTCACAAATTCATCTTACTTTCAATTTTAACTGGTGGCCCAAGTTTCAGTTGAAAACTGCAGTGTAGGCCCAATAGCAGATCAGCATATCAGGGGATGCTCATGGGTCATTGATTAGCTGGAAACCCAAAACAATGTTCCttgtgttctttttttttcttgttgaAATCCATGTGGTCAGCCTTCATCAAATAGCCAGACATTTCAAAACCACCAAATTATATAAACATTGACTTTATTAATAAGATAAAGTTCTATACATTAACATCAAATAGAAGAGGATGGAAGGAATGCCATTCATATTTAATTTACTTTCTTTTGAAAATTGCAGGCTCGATTTTTGCTGGCAAAGCTTAATCCGTCGGTCTCGTATGACAATCCTCCAGCACCAGGAGGGGATGTCATATTCACAGATGATGTGAGCTTCCAGGTCTTCATGGATCATCTCCAGCGCTTGGtcgttcattagattattatatgGTGATTACACCATGCACTGCAATTTTGCACAGCGTGGGACTAATTTTATCGTGTAGCCAATTGTTGCTCTGCATCTGTACATCGTCTTGGTCACTGAAAGTTTTCTGATCCAAGAGCAACTATTATATACCATGTAAATCGGGTGTCGTTTCTCGTTGCTAATACGAAAATTTCAAAGCAGGCCAGCTTGTTCAATCCATAGTACGTAGTGGGATTGATGACCCAAATAAATGACAAAAAATGCAGGCTTTGGTTTGTCCGTTCTAACAATTGTAGCTTCTAGTGCAATTGTTGGGTCATGAACAGCTGGTTACTCTTGTTCTGGAGTGACCGAGTCAATTGTATCGAGCGTCAGAGTTTCACATCTCCGTCATTTTTATAGTGCAAATCTGAGCATAGTGGAAGAAGAATCTGTCTAGGTAATCCATGTTCAAGGAATATTCTGGTTCTGAACATGAGGTTTTACTATGCATGGATTTACCGAGATTCTCGTTAGGCTTCAAAGTTGATTGTGAAAAGCCAGACATTTCATTACATAGATTGATGCACTAATCCGACCGATTTTTACAAGATAGCTAAGTGACACACCCGTGGTACTTAACATCTAACAAATAAGCAGCAGGCGTCCATTCTTGAAGCTGT
This DNA window, taken from Miscanthus floridulus cultivar M001 chromosome 13, ASM1932011v1, whole genome shotgun sequence, encodes the following:
- the LOC136500730 gene encoding protein transport protein SEC23 C-like, encoding MSEFLDLEAQDGIRMTWNVIPGTKQDATNCVVPVSAIYTPLKPNPSIPVLPYAPLRCRMCRSILNPFSVVDFVAKIWVCPFCFQRNHFPQHYNSISENNLPAELFPQYTTVEYKSTSETGPVAPPVFLFVVDTCMIEEEIGYLKSALAQAIELLPDQSLVGFITFGTYVQVHELGFGLLSKSYVFKGTKEVTKEQILDQMSFFAGKTKPTTGVIAGARDGLSAESIARFLLPASECEFVLNSVIEELQKDPWPVPADKRSSRCTGVALSVAASLLGVCVPGSGARIMAFVGGPSTEGPGSIVSKSLSEPIRSHKDLDKGSAPLYNKAVKFYDNISKQLVNQGHVLDLFACALDQVGVAEMKVAVERTGRIVVLAESFGHSVFKDSLRRIFQSSDNDLDLSFNGIFEINCSKDVKIQGIIGPCTSLEKKSPLSSDTVVGQGNTNAWKMCGLDRKTSLCLVFDIAKKDGPDSVGVGQSASNQFYFQFLTYYQHHEGQMRLRATTLSRRWVAGSGGVQELIDGFDQEAAAAVMARLVSFKMEAEADFDPIRWLDRALISLCSKFGDYHKETPSSFSLSPRLSIFPQFMFNLRRSQFVQVFNNSPDETAYFTMMLNRENVSNAVVMIQPSLISYSFQSGPEPVLLDVTAIAADRILLLDSYFTVVIFHGITIAQWRKAGYQYQEGHESFAQLLQAPQEEADAIIKERFPVPRLVVCDQYGSQARFLLAKLNPSVSYDNPPAPGGDVIFTDDVSFQVFMDHLQRLVVH